A single genomic interval of Argopecten irradians isolate NY chromosome 8, Ai_NY, whole genome shotgun sequence harbors:
- the LOC138329060 gene encoding uncharacterized protein — translation MDSSDLNAEMKKVEIWATQKKITEDSLNLLFNLGFCSMEALSCLTSEDLAKSKIPVGQVKLIVKAVKQTFSTDPVEAVQRRAEGATGGSTSQIQESATTDENSQDEDLLIREVLNNLQRGQQTTAGCRENTDETLQGTARNMRLLDDQVSLLRANALAPSTRRTYHTYLDTYLKFCCDHSIKPIPISYINLGRYIAFLSMRLQFSSIRNYLSVVRLLHLEVGLTNPVDNFHISRVLKGARRLLGDSSCQKLPITPIILMQILPQLDIKSPRDICFWAACLVAFFSFFRKSNLFPPLLEGF, via the exons aTGGATTCCTCTGATTTGAACGCGGAAATGAAAAAAGTGGAGATCTGGGcaacacagaaaaaaataactgaGGATTCACTAAATTTACTGTTCAATTTGGGATTTTGTTCAATGGAGGCCCTATCTTGCCTCACTTCTGAGGACCTGGCCAAGTCCAAGATCCCTGTAGGCCAGGTCAAACTCATTGTCAAAGCTGTGAAACAAACTTTTTCGACGGATCCGGTAGAGGCAGTACAGCGTAGAGCAGAAGGAGCCACAGGCGGCTCCACATCCCAGATTCAGGAATCGGCTACAACTGATGAGAATTCCCAGGATGAAGACTTACTGATCAGGGAAGTGTTGAACAACCTGCAGAGAGGTCAACAGACAACAGCTGGATGCCGTGAAAATACTGATGAAACACTGCAAG GCACGGCCCGAAATATGCGGTTGCTGGATGATCAAGTGTCCCTGTTACGTGCGAATGCTTTGGCGCCATCAACCAGACGAACATACCATACCTACCTAGATACCTATCTAAAATTTTGTTGTGATCATAGTATAAAACCTATCCCAATATCTTATATCAATTTAGGGCGGTACATTGCCTTCCTATCTATGAGGTTACAGTTTTCCTCAATAAGAAATTACCTGTCGGTTGTAAGGCTTTTACATCTTGAGGTCGGGTTAACTAATCCTGTTGACAATTTCCATATAAGTAGAGTACTAAAGGGAGCACGTAGATTGTTGGGGGACTCATCCTGCCAGAAACTTCCGATTACTCCCattattttaatgcaaatcTTACCCCAGCTTGATATTAAGTCCCCTCGTGATATTTGCTTTTGGGCTGCTTGCTTGGTTGCCTTCTTCTCCTTCTTCAGGAAGTCTAACCTTTTCCCCCCCCTCCTTGAAGGATTTTAA
- the LOC138329061 gene encoding sulfotransferase 1B1-like isoform X1, with product MFQLNIFAMTGQCRYPPVSLPEVDIERIPIPSGGSRDFVCRKGVYVAADAISSGLVPDWRDNVTAIEALGYRKDDVFICAYPKAGTHWLWEITTMLLNGRTEYSPVSKVTSMIEFSSPDDLTSLKSPRVFNTHLPYHLLPTEARRNGGRIIFIQRNPKDVAVSYFNMLSKKRQAFAGDFNDWIQLFLFHPGYPKNWFEYTLEWEQVMRTERRLNLHMIYYENLKKSPIEEIGRLSRFLGSSTDGQFISEVVNRCSFGNLKRVNGETKDLSNFNGEKSMFDSIFRKGEIGDWRNWFTVAHNEIFDNVLFDKMKNSSFRYQYTV from the exons ATGTTTCAGCTTAACATCTTTGCCATGACAGGACAATGCCGCTACCCACCGG TAAGCCTCCCGGAAGTAGATATCGAGAGGATACCTATCCCAAGTGGAGGTTCCCGGGATTTCGTCTGCCGGAAAGGTGTTTATGTGGCAGCCGACGCAATCAGCTCAGGTCTAGTACCAGACTGGAGAGACAATGTAACAGCCATTGAGGCATTGGGGTATCGAAAGGATGACGTGTTTATCTGTGCgtaccctaaagcag GTACTCATTGGTTATGGGAAATAACCACTATGCTATTGAATGGTCGGACTGAATATTCTCCAGTATCCAAAGTAACATCGATGATAGAATTTTCCTCACCAGATGACTTGACCAGTCTGAAGTCACCACGGGTTTTTAATACCCATCTTCCCTATCACCTCCTTCCAACTGAAGCACGACGCAACGGAGGTAGAATAATCTTCATACAGAGAAATCCAAAGGATGTTGCGGTATCATACTTCAATATGCTATCAAAGAAGAGACAGGCCTTCGCCGGGGACTTTAACGATTGGATCCAATTGTTTCTGTTCCATCCAG GCTACCCCAAGAACTGGTTCGAATACACACTTGAATGGGAGCAAGTGATGCGAACAGAGAGACGTTTAAACTTACATATGATCTATTATGAAAATCTGAAAAAG AGTCCGATAGAAGAGATTGGTCGATTATCTCGATTCCTGGGCAGTTCAACAGACGGACAGTTTATCAGCGAAGTTGTTAACAGATGTAGCTTTGGCAATCTGAAAAGGGTCAATGGCGAGACGAAAGATCTGTCGAACTTTAATGGGGAGAAATCCATGTTTGACAGCATATTCAGAAAAG GAGAAATTGGAGATTGGagaaattggtttacagtagcgCATAACGAAATCTTTGATAATGTGCtctttgataaaatgaaaaattccaGCTTCAGATACCAGTACACCGTCTAA
- the LOC138329062 gene encoding uncharacterized protein: MATIIPFTPGSPTIQLLILFQAAVLDVLAFTCPPIGSTYETSTESTCFWYLSGYPSTSAAHDQCVLAGGRLAYIPDSATNAFVTTYLNSIPGYNTLPSINVKNYYIDNAYVYETIEGDPLTYTNWESGNPIPGEECVAFRTSTGKWFDISCGQGYGGICSHTSPRDLTEKKSLYQVISNTRLDVTSFSTDIVRSKSECAIVCETTASCVAANYRQDTKTCELLNDNHVSPGNTLQITTGTYDYVYNADLV; encoded by the exons CAGCAGTTTTGGACGTTTTGGCGTTCACTTGTCCACCAATAGGATCAACTTACGAGACAAGTACTGAGAGCACGTGCTTCTGGTACCTAAGTGGTTATCCGAGTACCTCTGCCGCGCATGATCAGTGCGTACTCGCTGGTGGACGCCTGGCCTACATACCGGACAGCGCAACCAATGCCTTTGTCACCACCTATCTGAATTCTATACCTGG ATACAACACGTTGCCATCGATAAACGTTAAAAACTATTACATCGATAACGCTTACGTTTATGAAACAATCGAGGGAGATCCATTGACGTACACGAACTGGGAGTCAGGAAACCCCATACCAGGGGAGGAATGTGTAGCATTCAGAACGAGCACTGGGAAGTGGTTTGACATATCCTGTGGGCAAGGGTATGGAGGGATCTGTTCACACACCA GTCCTAGGGATCTAACAGAAAAGAAGAGTTTGTACCAAGTGATAAGCAACACTAGACTGGATGTCACCTCGTTTTCCACAGACATTGTGCGGAGTAAATCGGAGTGTGCCATTGTTTGCGAAACCACAGCCTCCTGTGTAGCCGCCAACTACCGCCAAGATACCAAGACGTGTGAGCTACTGAACGATAACCACGTCTCTCCAGGTAATACTCTCCAGATTACAACTGGAACATACGATTATGTTTACAACGCTGACTTGGTATAA
- the LOC138329061 gene encoding sulfotransferase 1B1-like isoform X2 translates to MTGQCRYPPVSLPEVDIERIPIPSGGSRDFVCRKGVYVAADAISSGLVPDWRDNVTAIEALGYRKDDVFICAYPKAGTHWLWEITTMLLNGRTEYSPVSKVTSMIEFSSPDDLTSLKSPRVFNTHLPYHLLPTEARRNGGRIIFIQRNPKDVAVSYFNMLSKKRQAFAGDFNDWIQLFLFHPGYPKNWFEYTLEWEQVMRTERRLNLHMIYYENLKKSPIEEIGRLSRFLGSSTDGQFISEVVNRCSFGNLKRVNGETKDLSNFNGEKSMFDSIFRKGEIGDWRNWFTVAHNEIFDNVLFDKMKNSSFRYQYTV, encoded by the exons ATGACAGGACAATGCCGCTACCCACCGG TAAGCCTCCCGGAAGTAGATATCGAGAGGATACCTATCCCAAGTGGAGGTTCCCGGGATTTCGTCTGCCGGAAAGGTGTTTATGTGGCAGCCGACGCAATCAGCTCAGGTCTAGTACCAGACTGGAGAGACAATGTAACAGCCATTGAGGCATTGGGGTATCGAAAGGATGACGTGTTTATCTGTGCgtaccctaaagcag GTACTCATTGGTTATGGGAAATAACCACTATGCTATTGAATGGTCGGACTGAATATTCTCCAGTATCCAAAGTAACATCGATGATAGAATTTTCCTCACCAGATGACTTGACCAGTCTGAAGTCACCACGGGTTTTTAATACCCATCTTCCCTATCACCTCCTTCCAACTGAAGCACGACGCAACGGAGGTAGAATAATCTTCATACAGAGAAATCCAAAGGATGTTGCGGTATCATACTTCAATATGCTATCAAAGAAGAGACAGGCCTTCGCCGGGGACTTTAACGATTGGATCCAATTGTTTCTGTTCCATCCAG GCTACCCCAAGAACTGGTTCGAATACACACTTGAATGGGAGCAAGTGATGCGAACAGAGAGACGTTTAAACTTACATATGATCTATTATGAAAATCTGAAAAAG AGTCCGATAGAAGAGATTGGTCGATTATCTCGATTCCTGGGCAGTTCAACAGACGGACAGTTTATCAGCGAAGTTGTTAACAGATGTAGCTTTGGCAATCTGAAAAGGGTCAATGGCGAGACGAAAGATCTGTCGAACTTTAATGGGGAGAAATCCATGTTTGACAGCATATTCAGAAAAG GAGAAATTGGAGATTGGagaaattggtttacagtagcgCATAACGAAATCTTTGATAATGTGCtctttgataaaatgaaaaattccaGCTTCAGATACCAGTACACCGTCTAA